The following proteins are encoded in a genomic region of Streptomyces sp. NBC_01723:
- the femX gene encoding peptidoglycan bridge formation glycyltransferase FemX, with protein MSLTLRTISREQHLAYIQSLPAASHMQVPAWADVKAEWRSENLGWFDDRTGELVGAGLVLYRQLPKIKRYLAYLPEGPVINWFAPNLQEWMEPMLAHLKQQGAFSVKMGPPVIIRRWDATSIKKGIQDPDVKRLRDIEADHIEPRAFEVADKLRRMGWQQGEDGGAGFGDVQPRYVFQVPLANRSLEEVHKNFNQLWRRNIKKAEKAGVEVVQGGYHDLEEWQRLYEITAVRDHFRPRPLSYFQRMWAALNNEDPNRMRLYFARHNGVNLSAATMLVVGGHVWYSYGASDNIGREVRPSNAMQWAMLRDAYALGATVYDLRGISDSLDESDHLFGLIQFKVGTGGQAAEYLGEWDFPLNKLLHKALDIYMSRR; from the coding sequence ATGAGCCTGACCCTGAGGACCATCAGCCGCGAGCAGCATCTGGCCTACATCCAGAGCCTGCCGGCGGCCAGTCACATGCAGGTCCCCGCATGGGCAGACGTCAAGGCCGAGTGGCGCTCGGAGAACCTCGGCTGGTTCGACGACCGGACGGGTGAGCTGGTCGGCGCGGGTCTGGTGCTGTACCGGCAGCTGCCCAAGATCAAGCGGTACCTCGCCTACCTCCCCGAGGGCCCGGTCATCAACTGGTTCGCGCCGAACCTCCAGGAGTGGATGGAGCCGATGCTGGCGCACCTCAAGCAGCAGGGCGCCTTCTCGGTGAAGATGGGCCCGCCGGTGATCATCCGGCGCTGGGACGCCACGTCCATCAAGAAGGGCATCCAGGACCCCGACGTCAAGCGCCTGCGGGACATAGAGGCCGACCACATCGAGCCGCGCGCCTTCGAGGTGGCCGACAAGCTGCGCCGCATGGGCTGGCAGCAGGGCGAGGACGGCGGCGCCGGCTTCGGCGACGTGCAGCCCCGCTACGTCTTCCAGGTGCCGCTGGCCAACCGGTCCCTGGAAGAGGTCCACAAGAACTTCAACCAGCTCTGGCGCCGCAACATCAAGAAGGCCGAGAAGGCCGGCGTCGAGGTCGTCCAGGGCGGCTACCACGACCTGGAGGAGTGGCAGCGCCTGTACGAGATCACGGCCGTGCGCGACCACTTCCGGCCGCGTCCGCTGTCGTACTTCCAGCGCATGTGGGCGGCCCTCAACAACGAGGACCCCAACCGCATGCGGCTGTACTTCGCCCGGCACAACGGGGTGAACCTGTCGGCGGCGACGATGCTGGTGGTCGGCGGGCACGTCTGGTACTCCTACGGCGCCTCCGACAACATCGGCCGCGAGGTCCGGCCGTCGAACGCCATGCAGTGGGCGATGCTCCGCGACGCCTACGCCCTCGGTGCGACCGTCTACGACCTGCGCGGCATCTCCGACTCCCTGGACGAGAGCGACCACCTCTTCGGTCTGATCCAGTTCAAGGTGGGTACGGGCGGTCAGGCGGCCGAGTACCTCGGCGAGTGGGACTTCCCGCTGAACAAGCTGCTCCACAAGGCGCTCGACATCTACATGTCGCGCCGCTGA
- a CDS encoding alanine racemase: protein MALTLYVDTARWRAHHKHVQEQFPGLVPVCKGNGYGFGHERLAEEATRLGSDVLAVGTTYEAARIKDFFGGDLLVLTPYRRGEEPVPLPDRVVRSVSSIDGVYGLVGARVVIEVMSSMKRHGISEQDLPQLHAAIENVRLEGFAIHLPLDRTDGSDAVEEVIGWMDRLRAARLPLHTMFVSHLKADELARLQQQFPQTRFRARIGTRLWLGDHEATEYRGAVLDVTRVAKGERFGYRQQKAASDGFLVVVAGGTSHGVGLEAPKALHGVMPRAKGVARAGLATVNRNLSPFVWSGKQRWFAEPPHMQVSILFVPSDAAEPTVGDELVAHLRHTTTQFDRILDR from the coding sequence ATGGCGCTCACGCTCTACGTCGACACCGCGCGCTGGCGGGCGCACCACAAGCACGTGCAGGAGCAGTTCCCCGGGCTGGTCCCGGTCTGCAAGGGCAACGGCTACGGCTTCGGGCACGAGCGGCTGGCGGAGGAGGCGACCCGGCTCGGCTCGGACGTACTGGCCGTGGGCACCACCTACGAGGCCGCCCGGATCAAGGACTTCTTCGGTGGTGACCTGCTGGTCCTGACGCCGTACCGGCGCGGCGAGGAGCCCGTTCCGCTGCCCGACCGCGTCGTGCGCTCGGTGTCGTCCATCGACGGCGTGTACGGCCTCGTCGGCGCCCGTGTGGTCATCGAGGTGATGTCCTCGATGAAGCGGCACGGCATCAGCGAGCAGGACCTCCCCCAGCTGCACGCCGCCATAGAGAACGTCCGGCTGGAGGGCTTCGCCATCCACCTGCCGCTCGACCGTACCGACGGCTCGGACGCCGTCGAGGAGGTCATCGGCTGGATGGACCGGCTGCGCGCGGCCCGACTGCCGCTGCACACCATGTTCGTCAGCCACCTCAAGGCCGATGAACTGGCCCGGCTCCAGCAGCAGTTCCCGCAGACCCGGTTCCGCGCCCGGATCGGCACGCGGCTGTGGCTCGGCGACCACGAGGCGACCGAGTACCGCGGTGCGGTCCTGGACGTCACGAGGGTCGCCAAGGGCGAGCGCTTCGGCTACCGGCAGCAGAAGGCCGCCTCGGACGGCTTCCTGGTGGTCGTGGCGGGCGGTACGTCGCACGGAGTGGGTCTGGAGGCTCCGAAGGCGCTGCACGGCGTCATGCCCCGGGCCAAGGGCGTCGCCCGGGCCGGCCTCGCCACGGTCAACCGCAATCTCTCGCCGTTCGTCTGGAGCGGCAAGCAGCGCTGGTTCGCGGAGCCTCCGCACATGCAGGTGTCGATCCTGTTCGTGCCCTCGGACGCGGCGGAACCCACGGTGGGCGACGAGCTGGTGGCCCATCTGCGGCACACCACCACGCAGTTCGACCGCATCCTCGACCGCTAG